The genomic segment GATGGTCTGCTTACCTCACGGGGTGGTCAAACCTCCCATGCCTCCGTGGTTGCGGTGCGTCTTGAAAAAACCTGTGTTGTTGGCTGTCGCAGATTAAAGGTCTTTGAAACTCTGGGCTATTGTGAGATCAGGGGGAAACGGATCCATTTTGCTGATCCTGTCTCTATTGATGGGCGAAGCGGTCAGCTCCTGGTGGGTATTCATCCCATTAAAGAAGAGTATCATATCCTGCCTATTTAGAATTGGTTTGTTCGGGCTGGAAGAATGAGCGGAGATCGATGAGCATTTTTCTAATACGTTTATCGGTAATTGAATTACGGATAAACGTATGATCTCTCTTGGATGTAACAAGGCCCTGAGCCCTGAGTATATTGAGATGCTGGGAGAGATTTGGGTGACTTGTCTGCAGTTGGGCAAGTAATTCCCCTGTGCTGCACTCCCCTTCAAGTAATAGATAGAGGACCTTGAGGCGAATAGGGTGTCCCATTGTCTTGAGGATGGCAGAAGTTGCTTCCAGGTATGTATCTTGCATAAATTGTTGGTTTTGTTTGTTGTTTTTCTTTTTGTCGAGTGTGGCTTTTGCCTGATACCATCTCTTCCTATCCCGTTGGCTATCTTTCTGAGAATAGCTCCTAATTTCCTTTGTAGCAAGATATGGATGACTTAACATAAAAATGTTGGCTTCTTTATAAGGGATATGGTTTATTTATATCAATTTCTTTGATGATTCGTGGGTGGAGTTGTTGG from the Desulfotalea psychrophila LSv54 genome contains:
- a CDS encoding ArsR/SmtB family transcription factor, producing MQDTYLEATSAILKTMGHPIRLKVLYLLLEGECSTGELLAQLQTSHPNLSQHLNILRAQGLVTSKRDHTFIRNSITDKRIRKMLIDLRSFFQPEQTNSK